One genomic region from Candidatus Bathyarchaeia archaeon encodes:
- a CDS encoding site-specific integrase produces the protein MKAKYAHLLKDPDVKRWFENLAAKSIVTATVYLRTLGFYCELNKTDPKAILKVAKSKAFRDDFTDFIRRMEREGKAGSYLSRFKKVLNSWLSYNGINVKLKVNIRGESDTPRITNERVPNKEELDRILRMATPRGRVSIALMAFSGLRPESIGNYDGSDGLKLGDLVEAEIHKDGIEFTKIPSMLVIRKSLSKARHQYFTFIPQQTITYIQEYLEERVKQGEELSKDSPLLGFDPRGVKKNKFLRTTLVTRDIKEAILRAGFNWRPYVLRAHCDTNMIIAESKGKISHPYLQFIMGHKGDIEARYSTNKGVLPPDMIEDMRKCYKECEPFLSTATQPLEQSSIIKEAKIEALKSMAKSLLGIDLLDVKVAKERQIGRELSKDEELELYEKELKKLREGKHNPQRIIHEKELEKYLAEGWQFVSVLPSRKILIKKH, from the coding sequence ATGAAGGCTAAGTACGCGCATCTGCTTAAGGACCCGGATGTTAAGCGCTGGTTTGAAAATTTGGCCGCCAAATCCATCGTGACCGCCACGGTGTATCTTAGAACGCTCGGGTTTTACTGTGAGCTTAACAAAACCGATCCTAAAGCCATTCTTAAGGTTGCTAAATCTAAAGCTTTCAGAGACGACTTTACCGATTTCATTAGGCGCATGGAGCGTGAGGGTAAGGCTGGCTCCTACCTTTCTAGGTTTAAGAAAGTGCTCAATTCGTGGCTTTCCTATAACGGCATAAATGTTAAGCTTAAGGTCAACATCAGGGGCGAATCTGACACACCGAGAATAACTAATGAGCGTGTGCCAAACAAGGAAGAGCTGGACAGAATCCTCAGAATGGCTACTCCTAGAGGAAGGGTTTCAATCGCCCTTATGGCTTTCAGCGGTTTAAGGCCTGAGAGCATAGGCAATTATGATGGAAGCGACGGCCTTAAGCTTGGAGACCTCGTTGAAGCTGAAATCCACAAAGACGGCATAGAATTCACCAAGATTCCATCAATGCTCGTAATAAGGAAAAGCCTCAGCAAGGCTAGGCATCAATACTTCACATTTATTCCGCAGCAAACAATAACCTACATTCAAGAGTATTTGGAGGAGAGGGTTAAACAGGGCGAAGAATTGAGTAAGGATTCTCCGTTGCTGGGCTTTGATCCTAGAGGCGTTAAAAAGAACAAGTTTTTGAGGACTACGCTTGTGACTAGGGATATCAAGGAAGCCATTTTAAGAGCCGGGTTTAATTGGAGGCCTTATGTTTTGAGGGCTCACTGCGACACAAACATGATAATAGCCGAGTCTAAGGGCAAGATTAGCCACCCATACTTGCAGTTTATTATGGGGCATAAGGGCGACATAGAAGCCCGATATTCAACAAACAAAGGCGTACTGCCGCCAGACATGATTGAGGACATGCGCAAATGCTACAAAGAATGCGAGCCCTTCCTAAGCACGGCAACACAACCCCTAGAACAGTCAAGCATAATTAAGGAGGCTAAAATTGAAGCCTTGAAAAGCATGGCTAAAAGCCTACTGGGAATAGACCTGCTAGACGTTAAGGTTGCAAAGGAAAGGCAGATTGGAAGAGAACTAAGCAAGGATGAGGAACTGGAGCTCTACGAAAAGGAGCTGAAAAAGCTTAGAGAAGGAAAACATAACCCGCAAAGGATAATCCACGAGAAGGAGCTTGAGAAGTACTTAGCGGAAGGGTGGCAGTTCGTAAGTGTACTACCTTCACGAAAAATCCTGATAAAAAAGCATTGA
- a CDS encoding ATP-grasp domain-containing protein, with the protein MRVANSLKVISLKRIIVTGAGGPAGINFIMSLRLAPEKIFIAGTEANKHFVYLAPANKAYLVPRAEAENYIDRLNEIIRKERAEFLHAQTDIEVAVVSENREKIEASLFLPSKETVKICQDKLESAKIWMKKGIPVAKTAEIRYEKDIDRALEEFGSPIWIRARHGAGGRGSTPAYNRETALSWINYWRARGMKWDFIAQEHLPGRNIGFHSLWKDGELVTSMARERIEYVYPHLAPSGVTGTPAVQRTIHDDDVNKIATEAVLAIDPKFNGIACVDLKENRDGVPCVTEINAARMFTTSFFFSYASKVLRKDHYANIPYLYVKLAYKESIPEIPKYNILPENIFWIRHIDAPAKLVTNGKIIGEMYRWCK; encoded by the coding sequence ATGAGAGTTGCGAATTCCCTTAAGGTGATTTCCCTGAAAAGGATCATAGTTACTGGCGCTGGCGGACCAGCCGGAATAAACTTTATAATGTCTCTCCGTCTCGCTCCAGAAAAGATTTTCATAGCGGGAACGGAAGCGAATAAGCATTTTGTTTATCTGGCGCCGGCTAATAAGGCGTATCTGGTTCCAAGGGCTGAAGCGGAGAATTATATCGACAGATTGAATGAGATTATCCGAAAAGAAAGGGCTGAGTTTTTGCATGCACAAACCGACATCGAAGTAGCTGTTGTTTCAGAAAATCGCGAGAAAATTGAGGCGAGCTTATTCTTGCCATCAAAAGAGACTGTGAAAATATGTCAAGACAAGCTTGAATCTGCCAAAATTTGGATGAAGAAAGGCATTCCTGTGGCAAAAACTGCGGAGATTCGCTATGAAAAGGATATTGATAGAGCTTTGGAGGAGTTTGGCAGCCCCATTTGGATAAGGGCGCGGCACGGCGCGGGTGGAAGAGGAAGCACACCAGCCTACAACAGGGAAACCGCTCTTTCATGGATTAACTATTGGAGGGCGCGTGGCATGAAATGGGATTTTATAGCCCAAGAACACCTGCCTGGAAGAAATATAGGCTTCCACAGCCTTTGGAAGGATGGAGAGCTTGTAACCTCCATGGCTAGAGAACGTATCGAATATGTATATCCGCACCTTGCGCCATCGGGAGTGACCGGCACACCAGCCGTCCAAAGAACCATACATGATGATGATGTGAATAAGATTGCGACGGAGGCTGTTCTCGCCATCGATCCCAAATTTAATGGGATAGCGTGTGTGGATCTGAAAGAGAACAGGGATGGTGTTCCATGTGTTACAGAGATTAACGCCGCAAGAATGTTCACCACATCATTTTTCTTCTCCTACGCCAGCAAAGTCCTGCGTAAGGATCATTACGCGAATATTCCATATTTGTATGTTAAACTAGCCTATAAGGAGAGCATTCCAGAAATCCCAAAATATAATATTCTGCCAGAAAATATTTTCTGGATACGCCATATCGACGCACCAGCAAAACTGGTTACGAATGGCAAAATCATTGGAGAAATGTACCGTTGGTGTAAATGA
- a CDS encoding GDP-mannose dehydrogenase, producing MVREKVLIVGLGEVGKALFELFKESGKFDVYGFDIDEAKMRSIVGNVELPVAFDVMHICYPCTDQQRFVYATLDYMHRFKPKLTIIDSTVPPGTTQKIYEETKSLVAHSPVRGMHRSLETMKRDIMFWTKYVGGATQEAAELAKKHFEKLGLKVKVLKGPVETELAKLFETIYRAWMIVCFQEMHRISRHFDADFNEVVDMIEDIHRVHFNKPLHYPGVIGGHCLIPNTELLLKVYDSEFLRLILKSNEQRKKEIENESVRMEVEKVKERVEALEKDLLKRKNEGTLN from the coding sequence ATGGTGAGAGAAAAGGTTTTGATCGTAGGTTTAGGTGAAGTTGGTAAAGCGCTTTTTGAGCTTTTCAAGGAAAGTGGGAAATTTGATGTGTACGGTTTTGATATAGATGAAGCGAAAATGCGAAGCATAGTAGGTAATGTTGAGCTGCCTGTTGCTTTTGATGTTATGCATATTTGTTATCCATGCACTGACCAGCAGCGGTTCGTCTATGCCACTCTTGATTACATGCATAGATTTAAACCTAAACTTACCATCATTGACAGTACTGTTCCACCTGGTACGACTCAGAAAATTTATGAGGAAACAAAGTCCTTGGTTGCGCATTCGCCCGTGCGTGGGATGCATAGAAGTTTGGAGACTATGAAGCGAGATATTATGTTTTGGACCAAATATGTTGGTGGTGCCACGCAAGAAGCGGCGGAGTTGGCTAAAAAACATTTTGAGAAATTAGGCTTGAAAGTTAAGGTTTTAAAAGGTCCTGTGGAAACTGAGCTTGCAAAGCTTTTTGAAACTATTTATAGGGCTTGGATGATCGTTTGTTTTCAGGAAATGCACCGCATATCAAGACATTTTGATGCAGACTTCAACGAAGTTGTAGATATGATCGAGGATATTCACCGAGTACATTTTAACAAGCCGCTCCATTATCCGGGAGTTATTGGCGGCCACTGCCTCATACCCAACACAGAACTACTTTTAAAAGTGTATGACTCTGAGTTCTTACGGCTAATCCTAAAGTCCAACGAGCAAAGGAAAAAGGAGATAGAAAATGAAAGTGTAAGAATGGAGGTTGAAAAAGTTAAAGAACGTGTTGAAGCCTTAGAAAAAGATTTGCTTAAAAGAAAAAATGAAGGGACATTAAATTGA
- a CDS encoding DUF354 domain-containing protein — translation MRVWYDACTGKHVRYGVAIARRLREMGHEAILTTRKHPDTVPLAKLLNENFSVVGKYDPKSLLSRLKESARRQLLFCKIFGENVPDVALSHGSVDQIRVAFGLKIPTITTLDTPYADAVHRLTLPLADYIVVSKAIPEETLQKYNVKGKIIYFDGVDEVAWIKGFKPLVKYDFEKPLIVVREVEERAVYVKGKISFVNLAKKLTRVGNVVFLPRYRQRAIKGLIVPKGFVDSASLVAQADLFVGAGGTITREAALQGTPAIVVDMFQEQYVNDYLAEKGFPIFKVEASSVVDIAKKLLGERKNVADLLANLENPVDVILKILDDLKSAG, via the coding sequence ATGCGTGTATGGTATGACGCATGCACCGGAAAACACGTGCGTTACGGCGTTGCCATAGCAAGAAGACTTAGAGAAATGGGACATGAGGCCATATTAACTACCCGCAAACATCCAGACACCGTGCCCCTTGCAAAACTCTTGAATGAAAACTTCAGTGTTGTTGGAAAATATGATCCAAAATCCTTACTTTCGAGACTTAAAGAGAGCGCTCGGCGTCAACTATTGTTTTGCAAAATTTTTGGAGAGAATGTCCCGGACGTTGCTCTCTCACATGGTTCCGTGGATCAAATCCGGGTGGCTTTCGGGTTAAAAATTCCGACGATAACAACCCTTGACACGCCTTATGCTGATGCTGTGCATAGGCTTACCTTGCCTCTTGCAGACTACATTGTCGTTTCAAAGGCTATTCCAGAGGAAACCCTACAAAAATACAACGTTAAGGGCAAGATAATATACTTTGATGGTGTCGATGAGGTTGCATGGATAAAGGGTTTTAAACCTTTGGTGAAGTATGATTTTGAAAAGCCGCTTATTGTTGTTAGGGAGGTTGAAGAAAGAGCTGTATACGTTAAAGGGAAAATCTCTTTTGTTAATTTGGCAAAAAAGTTGACACGAGTGGGCAATGTTGTTTTTCTCCCAAGATATCGACAGAGAGCTATCAAAGGCTTAATTGTTCCGAAGGGATTTGTTGATTCTGCGAGTTTGGTGGCGCAGGCGGACTTGTTTGTTGGGGCTGGTGGAACCATTACGAGGGAGGCCGCGTTACAGGGGACACCTGCTATTGTGGTGGACATGTTTCAGGAGCAGTACGTGAACGACTATTTAGCTGAGAAGGGATTTCCGATCTTTAAGGTGGAGGCATCCTCTGTTGTCGACATTGCTAAAAAGCTGCTTGGTGAAAGAAAGAATGTTGCGGATTTGCTGGCTAATCTTGAAAATCCTGTTGATGTAATTTTGAAGATTTTAGATGATTTGAAGAGCGCTGGTTAA
- a CDS encoding vWA domain-containing protein, which yields MNFFDFAWSTALQVTKKSYNELKVLIHDDLRYPYLGKDAKGYVLHLIKPLRLNDNNVAFQGLKFNLQNPTHRKIIWYLFKASVYHLSLHALFSDFSIYSRWARGKQPTLSTFTVSLVEDAAISKNLKRSFKWMLPEIAYANVISYLRMKSAEELSNDVSRVMALTLLNCNLGRVKGVLKNEALTEIEAITSLLQKVEENPTVDHKIDCANKIYDTLSLFGQAFEVPSLLYTESHGTNDLFYKERLPKEEEIQRLLIETLQNADPEFKDEQKLQSALQSLNGGDADRALTAWLEREKSQIKILNVYRESGKDTEFEDFFFPVEDYAEFQRRREILSSPIRRILHQLRLLKNVSGEDFKQESGFVDLQEAIQVIASKSQRTDIFVREELQTREDAWSILIDASHSLNMFKGEVKGIALCLAEVARTLILNQNSWGMYAFNNKFYVIKDFTEKYDVRIRARIGGLTHGGFTFLPDAILLAAQALTRRLEEARVLVVVSDFYPTGYDDVEEKLKENIKKVERMGVGLIGIGVNSTAVKRYIRTHCVVENPFDLMKKFTKAFIEYSAS from the coding sequence TTGAACTTTTTTGATTTTGCCTGGTCAACAGCCCTCCAAGTCACAAAGAAATCCTACAATGAACTTAAAGTTCTTATTCATGATGATTTGAGGTATCCCTATCTTGGGAAGGATGCAAAAGGATATGTCCTCCATTTAATCAAGCCTTTGAGGCTGAACGACAACAATGTTGCCTTTCAAGGGCTAAAATTTAACCTTCAAAATCCAACCCATAGGAAGATTATTTGGTACTTGTTTAAAGCGTCCGTCTACCATCTTAGCTTACATGCTCTCTTTTCAGACTTCTCCATTTATTCACGTTGGGCGAGAGGAAAACAGCCCACTCTATCTACTTTCACGGTCAGCCTTGTTGAAGACGCCGCAATTAGCAAGAACTTAAAGCGGTCTTTTAAGTGGATGCTTCCAGAAATAGCTTATGCAAACGTTATTTCCTATCTCCGGATGAAAAGCGCCGAAGAACTCTCAAACGACGTTTCGCGGGTTATGGCTTTAACCCTTTTAAATTGCAATTTGGGAAGAGTCAAAGGCGTTCTTAAAAATGAAGCATTAACAGAGATTGAAGCTATAACATCACTACTGCAGAAAGTTGAAGAAAATCCAACGGTGGACCATAAGATAGATTGCGCGAATAAAATATATGACACCCTTTCGCTATTCGGCCAAGCCTTCGAGGTTCCATCGCTTTTATATACTGAAAGCCACGGAACAAACGACCTCTTCTATAAAGAGAGGCTGCCAAAAGAAGAAGAAATACAAAGGCTCTTAATCGAGACATTGCAAAATGCTGATCCAGAATTTAAGGATGAGCAAAAGCTTCAGTCAGCCTTACAATCCTTAAATGGAGGCGATGCAGATCGAGCCCTAACGGCGTGGTTGGAACGTGAGAAATCTCAGATAAAAATTTTAAATGTTTATCGCGAAAGTGGGAAAGATACAGAGTTCGAGGATTTCTTCTTTCCAGTTGAGGACTACGCGGAATTTCAGAGGCGGAGAGAAATCCTAAGCAGCCCAATTAGGAGGATTCTCCATCAGTTGAGGCTTTTGAAGAACGTTAGTGGTGAAGACTTTAAACAGGAAAGCGGATTCGTTGATCTGCAAGAGGCTATACAAGTTATTGCAAGTAAAAGTCAACGAACAGATATTTTTGTTCGTGAGGAACTGCAAACGAGGGAAGATGCATGGTCCATACTTATTGATGCAAGCCACAGCTTAAACATGTTTAAGGGCGAGGTTAAGGGTATAGCCCTCTGCCTAGCTGAAGTCGCCAGAACGCTTATTCTCAACCAAAACTCTTGGGGAATGTACGCTTTCAACAACAAATTCTACGTAATAAAAGACTTCACAGAAAAATATGATGTGCGTATAAGGGCGAGAATTGGAGGCTTAACCCATGGCGGCTTCACATTTTTACCGGACGCCATCTTATTGGCAGCTCAAGCTTTGACACGTCGCTTAGAAGAGGCGCGGGTCTTGGTTGTAGTTTCAGACTTTTATCCCACGGGTTATGATGACGTGGAAGAAAAGCTAAAAGAGAACATAAAAAAGGTTGAGCGAATGGGTGTTGGTTTAATAGGCATAGGTGTCAACAGCACCGCTGTTAAGCGCTACATTAGAACGCATTGTGTTGTTGAAAATCCCTTTGATTTAATGAAGAAATTTACTAAAGCCTTTATAGAATACAGCGCAAGTTAG
- a CDS encoding glycosyltransferase family 2 protein encodes MDVAVCTYQSEKYLDECLTSIENTVPFKKLIVVDHYSTDKTIEIAKKHKAEIYFESVSLGYARQIAIEHSNAPFILFVDSDVVFYDDKWFKSAVELFKNDENVGAIGIELPAKLPPWRRKYVNFWWKTVPQIRKRSFANVYFLRRKAIEGIKIPYQLGAYEHVFIRNYVAKRGWKIYVIPGNGLHYYDYPEWKSAWLGAGSRFFGDEKVVDLPKMLIRRILTAFLKAVPPAIVHNDPSIIINNTLYWFRYLKGWLKPEDYITIKR; translated from the coding sequence GTGGATGTTGCTGTTTGTACCTATCAAAGCGAAAAATATTTGGACGAATGCTTAACAAGTATTGAGAATACAGTTCCATTCAAAAAGTTAATTGTGGTGGACCATTACTCTACTGATAAGACAATTGAAATCGCTAAAAAGCATAAAGCTGAAATCTATTTTGAAAGTGTCAGTTTAGGATATGCGCGACAAATAGCGATAGAGCATAGTAATGCTCCATTTATTTTGTTTGTTGATTCGGATGTTGTTTTTTATGATGATAAATGGTTTAAGTCCGCTGTTGAATTGTTTAAAAATGATGAGAATGTGGGAGCAATAGGCATAGAATTACCGGCGAAGCTTCCTCCTTGGAGACGAAAATACGTGAACTTTTGGTGGAAAACTGTTCCTCAAATCAGAAAACGTAGCTTCGCTAATGTGTACTTTTTGCGTAGGAAAGCTATAGAAGGAATAAAAATACCATATCAGCTTGGTGCATATGAGCATGTTTTCATACGGAATTATGTGGCTAAAAGAGGATGGAAAATTTATGTGATCCCGGGAAACGGCCTGCATTATTATGATTATCCCGAATGGAAAAGTGCGTGGTTAGGCGCAGGTTCGAGGTTTTTTGGGGATGAAAAAGTGGTAGATCTGCCTAAAATGTTAATTCGAAGAATTCTAACAGCTTTTTTGAAAGCTGTCCCGCCAGCTATTGTCCACAATGATCCATCGATCATTATCAATAACACTCTGTACTGGTTTAGATATCTGAAAGGTTGGCTGAAACCTGAAGATTATATAACAATCAAACGGTAG
- a CDS encoding glycosyltransferase, which yields MISVIVLSKNNGDTLDACLRSIVDSFEDKEIIVVDAVSSDNTPSILRKYKGKIKVIFDEGKGIGIARNIGVLHSRGEIICFVDADAICAKDHFVKIREYFDEHPDVGIINVVPKEKISDELPYVQKLEAQIRFIRRGEKSMIGGSLLATGYFMAIRRKVYDDVKGFWEFPPFGADDNDFTLKALAKGWKFVSINLDSWHRHRPTLQALLKEMWMLGKGKACFIAKWRNHPLIKVGYRHSLLTRLLGTDPISLTTVAYVLSPFIGLKYAIRGKNLFLIPFYIVRQYTYLLGFLWGLGTWAKKL from the coding sequence ATTATTTCAGTCATAGTTTTAAGCAAAAATAATGGAGACACATTAGATGCTTGCCTAAGATCCATAGTTGATAGTTTTGAGGATAAAGAGATCATAGTGGTTGACGCTGTCTCTTCGGATAATACTCCTAGTATCTTAAGGAAATATAAAGGGAAAATAAAAGTGATTTTTGATGAAGGAAAGGGGATAGGGATAGCTAGAAATATCGGCGTATTACATTCTAGAGGCGAAATCATATGTTTCGTTGACGCTGACGCTATATGTGCAAAAGACCATTTTGTCAAAATTAGAGAATATTTTGACGAGCATCCCGACGTTGGGATAATTAACGTGGTTCCCAAGGAAAAAATTTCAGATGAACTTCCTTATGTTCAAAAATTGGAAGCGCAGATCCGTTTTATCCGAAGGGGAGAAAAATCTATGATTGGCGGAAGTTTGCTTGCCACAGGTTACTTTATGGCGATCAGAAGAAAAGTGTACGATGATGTCAAAGGGTTTTGGGAGTTTCCACCCTTTGGAGCCGATGATAACGACTTTACTTTAAAGGCTCTGGCGAAAGGATGGAAGTTTGTTTCTATTAACCTAGACAGTTGGCATAGACATCGTCCCACACTTCAAGCATTGCTAAAGGAAATGTGGATGCTGGGGAAAGGAAAAGCTTGCTTCATTGCAAAGTGGCGCAATCACCCATTGATTAAAGTTGGGTATAGACATTCATTACTTACGAGGCTTTTAGGAACCGACCCAATTTCCTTAACCACGGTTGCTTATGTTTTGTCACCTTTCATAGGGTTAAAATACGCCATACGTGGAAAAAATTTATTTCTCATTCCTTTCTATATTGTGAGACAGTATACTTACCTACTAGGCTTCTTGTGGGGATTAGGTACGTGGGCCAAAAAACTTTAA
- a CDS encoding glycosyltransferase, whose translation MAKVELTTFEEECAAMRVVMINDCAYVGETLLKYMPGNVEKLYIRRTRGFWSKTFGLAYNILRARGDVYHVHYLLQDCYLASRFGKKPLVGHAHGSDLRVALKHPVWGRIAKHNLMSCDKVLVSTPDILARAKKFREDAEYLPNPVDMEIFYPKPMVEHGGKKRVLIASDCNWAVKGTDIAIRALSKIKDKVEVSIIKHGVDFEKTLALARSLGLRLNILPKVPHEKIREYYWNADVVIDRFKLGSLGMVSLEAIACGRPAITYASSEYPHYEDYPLKDVCEESAIAEVVLMSGEELWRKQFKYLQIYHEAKSIVGRLLKIYDEVTPYYFSHSFKQK comes from the coding sequence GTGGCTAAAGTTGAACTTACAACCTTTGAGGAAGAATGTGCGGCTATGAGGGTAGTCATGATTAATGATTGCGCTTACGTTGGGGAAACTTTACTGAAGTATATGCCAGGTAATGTGGAGAAGTTGTATATTAGGCGGACTAGGGGTTTTTGGAGTAAGACTTTTGGTTTAGCTTATAATATTTTGAGGGCTAGGGGTGACGTTTATCATGTACATTATCTTCTTCAGGATTGTTATTTGGCGTCGCGTTTTGGGAAAAAGCCTTTAGTTGGGCATGCTCACGGGAGCGATTTGAGGGTGGCTCTTAAGCATCCAGTTTGGGGCAGAATAGCTAAGCACAATTTGATGAGTTGCGACAAAGTTTTGGTCAGTACACCTGACATTCTTGCCAGGGCCAAAAAGTTTAGAGAAGATGCTGAGTACTTGCCAAATCCTGTGGACATGGAGATTTTTTATCCGAAGCCCATGGTTGAGCATGGCGGTAAAAAGAGGGTGCTTATTGCAAGTGATTGTAATTGGGCTGTTAAGGGCACAGATATTGCAATAAGGGCTTTAAGCAAAATTAAGGACAAGGTTGAAGTTAGCATTATTAAACACGGCGTGGATTTTGAAAAGACCTTAGCTTTGGCGCGCTCTCTAGGCTTACGTTTAAACATACTTCCAAAAGTTCCACACGAAAAGATCCGCGAATACTATTGGAACGCTGATGTTGTGATTGACCGGTTCAAATTGGGATCGCTTGGAATGGTTTCTTTAGAGGCTATAGCATGCGGCAGACCAGCAATAACATACGCGTCATCAGAATATCCGCATTATGAAGATTATCCTTTGAAGGATGTTTGTGAAGAAAGTGCAATAGCTGAGGTTGTATTAATGTCAGGCGAAGAATTGTGGCGTAAGCAGTTTAAATACCTTCAAATATATCACGAGGCGAAAAGTATAGTTGGACGGTTATTAAAAATCTATGATGAGGTGACTCCCTATTATTTCAGTCATAGTTTTAAGCAAAAATAA
- a CDS encoding helix-turn-helix domain-containing protein → MELSVEKPESIVKLYDENSGLWRFVKADKGPAKSIEIIEKALRGLGLSKNEVKVYVYLARTGEHKASDISEALSLHRTETYRILRDLEKRGLISSVFEKPLKFIATPFEKALDILIETKRMKLNLLEKKRQSLVDLWLSLPKPEVEFERKEVFQILEGEEQISLKADEIINKAVNEILVFISEYDIANFYHSGFLDKLEKHQKRGVNVQLLTTYSPKTCFFLEKMKMKRAKYSRLNAEELPTFILADNEHLLLLIRKENGKKKVAALWTNYDAFVKALKTLFIELWNNDA, encoded by the coding sequence ATGGAATTATCCGTTGAAAAGCCTGAAAGCATCGTAAAACTCTATGACGAAAATAGTGGACTATGGCGCTTTGTAAAGGCGGATAAAGGACCAGCTAAATCAATAGAAATAATTGAAAAAGCACTTCGCGGACTCGGCTTATCAAAGAATGAAGTGAAGGTTTATGTTTACCTAGCCAGAACGGGAGAGCATAAAGCCAGCGATATTTCTGAAGCCTTGTCATTGCATAGGACGGAGACTTACAGAATTTTGCGGGATTTAGAGAAAAGAGGGCTGATATCGTCAGTTTTTGAGAAACCGTTAAAGTTCATTGCCACGCCTTTCGAGAAGGCTTTAGACATACTTATTGAAACTAAGAGGATGAAGCTGAACCTTCTTGAGAAAAAGAGGCAAAGTCTTGTTGATTTGTGGCTTTCGCTGCCAAAGCCTGAGGTCGAGTTTGAGAGGAAAGAGGTTTTCCAGATTTTAGAAGGTGAGGAACAAATAAGCCTAAAGGCTGACGAAATAATCAACAAGGCTGTAAATGAAATTCTCGTCTTTATCTCGGAGTATGACATCGCAAACTTTTATCATTCAGGTTTTTTGGATAAGCTTGAGAAACATCAAAAAAGAGGCGTGAACGTTCAGCTTTTAACCACGTATTCGCCGAAGACTTGCTTCTTCTTAGAGAAGATGAAGATGAAGAGGGCGAAGTATTCGAGGTTAAACGCTGAAGAACTGCCAACTTTCATATTGGCGGACAACGAACACCTCCTCCTCTTGATTAGGAAAGAGAACGGGAAAAAGAAAGTCGCGGCTTTATGGACAAACTATGATGCTTTCGTAAAAGCCTTAAAAACACTTTTTATTGAGTTGTGGAACAATGATGCTTAA